From the genome of Alosa sapidissima isolate fAloSap1 chromosome 14, fAloSap1.pri, whole genome shotgun sequence, one region includes:
- the marveld3 gene encoding MARVEL domain-containing protein 3, translating to MPEPDRHHRRDDHRHKSREREQSHYTRDDERETENYYEKRNRTGEERNYSNDKSNTKRNYPEKDRGAYTHPDRHNYDSHHDQGHHRQYLESPVSSYNQYDPQHREALHNIRYLGTGRGICQAMEVFLNMLIIICAGVSHSTKGEYRDIASLGGLYEYHYGGASAFTGAEAERVKQLDRQFYQLKLPPYIFSMACGGALMVYALLMLALGIFRVPYRWPLTLLVEAILNGLIGLGYIPAVAFYFIKLQETYNHPICKEREEMYKSKGHRGFECSLHGADVAGGLFGVMGVILFPLGAVLAIRAFRAVRERKKQQELENNHL from the exons ATGCCAGAGCCGGACAGGCACCACCGACGGGATGATCACCGCCATAAAAGCAGAGAACGAGAACAGTCTCACTACACAAGAGATGATGAGAGAGAAACGGAGAACTATTATGAGAAGAGAAACAGGACCGGAGAAGAGAGGAACTACAGCAATGATAAGAGTAACACAAAGCGTAATTATCCCGAGAAAGACAGAGGTGCATACACTCACCCAGACAGGCATAATTATGACTCTCATCATGACCAAGGCCATCATAGACA GTACTTGGAAAGTCCTGTGTCTTCTTACAACCAGTATGACCCACAACACCGAGAAGCACTTCACAATATCAGATATTTGGGCACAGGAAGAG GAATTTGCCAGGCAATGGAGGTATTTCTCAACATGTTGATCATTATATGTGCTGGAGTTTCTCACAGTACAAAGGGGGAGTACCGTGATATTGCCAGCCTTGGTGGTTTGTATGAATACCACTATGGAGGTGCCAGCGCTTTCACCGGAGCAGAGGCAGAGCGAGTGAAACAACTTGACCGACAGTTCTATCAGCTCAAGCTGCCCCCTTACATCTTCAGCATGGCATGTGGAGGGGCATTGATGGTTTATGCTCTCCTCATGCTGGCCCTGGGTATCTTCCGTGTGCCATACCGCTGGCCATTGACATTACTGGTAGAGGCCATACTGAATGGCCTGATTGGCTTGGGCTACATCCCTGCAGTGGCGTTCTACTTCATTAAACTTCAGGAGACTTACAACCACCCCATTTgcaaggagagggaggaaatgTATAAGAGCAAAGGTCACAGAGGATTTGAGTGCTCACTCCATGGGGCAGATGTTGCAGGAGGTCTGTTTGGGGTGATGGGGGTCATTCTTTTCCCCCTTGGTGCAGTGCTGGCTATCAGGGCTTTCAGGGCAGTCAGAGAGCGCAAGAAgcagcaggagctggagaacAATCATTTGTAA